The genome window AATTGTCTGTGATTTAGTGCTGATTATCTGCGCTTTATTTGGGACCGCTTTTTTACCCAAAATAAAGGGTTTTGAGTATTACGTTACTGCCATTGGCGTCATTTTCCTGTTGGCCTTGGGTCTGGCCAATCTGCTGAAAGGCACCCCGCGTCTGGCTTACCCTAAAACCCGGTTTGGTGACTTTATTTATTATTTTTCAACGGGTTTTCTGCTTAATGGGCTGAATCCTATCAACTTCATTACCTGGGTGGCCCTGGCAGCCTGGCTCGACAAATCCCTGCATTATTCCCTGAGCGAACGGATTATCTTTCTACTGGCCAGCGTGTTGAGCATTTTTCTGACCGAATCGGCCATTGCTGTTTCAGCGCATAAGCTCAAGCGTTTCTTTACGCCCAAAGTAGCCTTTTGGTTTAATAAAATAACGGGCATTGTCTTTATCGGCATTGCCTGCCACCTGGCCTGGACGAAGCTGTCGGTCTTTTTTCAGTAATGATTCGGACGGAGAAGGAAGGAGTCTATCAGCGAGCTGGTCTTCCTTCTCCGTCCGAATTGCTTAACGAATGCGCTCAGGGGCAATCCCTTGCGTCTGTAAAAAATCTTCCCAGTCGGTGACCATTCCTTTTTTAAGGACGCGGGGGAATTTATGCTGCCCTCCCATTTTGCCCTTGGATTGCATCCATTTATAAAACGTGGCGGACGGCAATACTGTCACCAGTACGTCTTTCAGGGCGTGGCGCCGTTCAACGGCATAATCATCGTTTAATTCCTTTAGCTTGGCGTCAATTTTCTGGCTCAAGGTGGCGGCATCAGCCGGATCGTCGGTGCCAATGTACCAGTGGTGCGCAAACAAATTATCGTGCTTGATGCCCGCCACGGTAAACTCGCGGACATTAATTTTTTCTTCCTGCGCAATCAGCTCAATCGCTTTGTTCATGTTGTCCACCGAAAGGTGTTCCCCACAAAGACTCAGAAAGTGCTTCGTCCGGCCCGTAATGACAATTTCCGATTTTGCCTTTGACGTAAACCGAATCGTATCGCCAATGAGATAGCGCCACGCCCCCGAACAGGTCGAAATCAGCAGGGCATATTCCCTGCCTTCTTCTACATCCTCAATCAACAGCGTTTTGGGCTTATTGATCAATTCCCCGTCAGCGCTGAAGTTTTCGTCGGTAAACGGAATAAATTCAAAGAAAATCCCATTATCCAGCACCAGTTGCATGCC of Tellurirhabdus bombi contains these proteins:
- a CDS encoding LysE family translocator, with amino-acid sequence MIEAFLYGLVTGIPLCLTFGTVFFSLLQNSVDNGYRAGMKIAFGVIVCDLVLIICALFGTAFLPKIKGFEYYVTAIGVIFLLALGLANLLKGTPRLAYPKTRFGDFIYYFSTGFLLNGLNPINFITWVALAAWLDKSLHYSLSERIIFLLASVLSIFLTESAIAVSAHKLKRFFTPKVAFWFNKITGIVFIGIACHLAWTKLSVFFQ